A window of the Phaseolus vulgaris cultivar G19833 chromosome 5, P. vulgaris v2.0, whole genome shotgun sequence genome harbors these coding sequences:
- the LOC137835066 gene encoding uncharacterized protein, with the protein MLNCYVIAFILVFSPFIAISNASAGDADPRYRNCVEQCEESGCIGKRCFPNCKISADEVPVVGPPWGMVEPLYARWKKGHCKSNCQYYCMLNREKERELLNKDPEKYHGKWPFKRIYGIQDPASMVFSSLNLVMHFHGWMSFFTLIYNKLPLKARKRPYYEYASLWHIYGLLSLNSWFWSAIFHSRYCELIEKLDYFSAVALLGYSLILAILRSFNVKDEATRVMIPAPLISFVATHIMYLNFFKLDHEWNLKVCLSMTVGQLATWAIWGDFSHHPSRWKIRFVVLISGLAMCLQIYDFPPYEGLLDAQALRHAITVPLTYLWWSFIRDDATFLTSERLKNSKKSK; encoded by the exons ATGTTGAATTGTTACGTTATTGCTTTCATTTTGGTGTTTTCACCATTTATTGCAATATCAAATGCAAGTGCTGGTGATGCTGATCCACGATACAG GAATTGTGTAGAACAATGTGAGGAAAGTGGATGCATTGGGAAAAGATGTTTTCCAAACTGTAAAATTTCTGCAGATGAAGTACCTGTTGTTGGTCCTCCATGGGGCATGGTAGAGCCACTTTATGCACGATGGAAAAAGGGGCATTGCAAAAGTAACTGTCAATACTATTGCATGCTAAatagagagaaagaaagggagTTACTGAATAAAGATCCAGAAAAATACCATGGTAAATGGCCCTTTAAGCGTATATATGGAATACAG GATCCTGCTTCCATGGTTTTTTCTTCCCTCAATCTTGTAATGCATTTCCATGGTTGGATGTCCTTTTTCACTCTTATATACAATAAACTTCCTCTGAAGGCACGCAAGAGGCCCTACTATGAATATGCTAGTTTGTGGCATATTTATGGGCTCTTGTCCTTGAATTCCTGGTTTTGGAGTGCAATTTTTCATAGTAG ATATTGTGAGTTAATAGAGAAGCTAGACTACTTTTCTGCAGTTGCTCTCCTTGGATATTCCTTGATTTTGGCCATATTAAGAAGCTTCAATGTAAAAGATGAAGCTACTAGAGTTATGATTCCTGCTCCATTGATATCTTTTGTGGCCACTCATATAATGTACCTCAACTTCTTTAAACTAGACCATG AATGGAACTTAAAAGTTTGTCTATCAATGACTGTAGGACAACTTGCAACATGGGCAATTTGGGGTGATTTTAGTCACCATCCCTCTCGATGGAAGATTAGATTTGTTGTTCTTATTAGTGGCCTTGCAATGTGCCTACAGATATATGATTTCCCTCCATATGAAGGACTTCTGGATGCACAAGCTCTTAGGCATGCCATTACTGTT